A genomic segment from Anas platyrhynchos isolate ZD024472 breed Pekin duck chromosome 5, IASCAAS_PekinDuck_T2T, whole genome shotgun sequence encodes:
- the LOC101800068 gene encoding LOW QUALITY PROTEIN: serine/threonine-protein kinase RIO2 (The sequence of the model RefSeq protein was modified relative to this genomic sequence to represent the inferred CDS: inserted 2 bases in 1 codon; substituted 1 base at 1 genomic stop codon), translated as MGKLNVAVLRYLSGQHFRVLTAVEMGMKNHEIVPGSLVAPIASLKHGGCNKVLRELAKHKLLAYERTKTVQGYRLTKAGYDYLALRTLSSRQVISSVGNQMGVGKESDIYIVANEDEQQFAMKLHRLGRTSFRSLKNKRDYHKHRHKMSWLYLSRLAAMKEFAYMKALYDRGFPVPKPVDYNRHAVIMELLDGYPXCQVHHIEDPAAVYSELMDLIVKLGNHGLIHGDFNEFNLILDNDDHVTMIDFPQMISTSHPNAEWYFDRDVNCIKEFFKKCFNYESELFPSFQDIRRESSLDIEIAASGYTKEMQEDDELLFPECSDEDDHTTEEREFVEDAESNANFLSQDKENNADFIYEVVSESRTSEDLLSXSEDAEATESSENSQGLSMSELSSALEKVEGQPVLSKSSEDAESCALGFSEHKRIPDNAAENQTEGSSDKDNDECPDLVDLSTLNKELRPYRNEDSMVHIAEHRTRTKSTSTSSVGSCSTIPPELVKRKIKRQLTKQQKSALRRRLQKGEANVYTKQRRENMHNIKSSLDAASFWG; from the exons ATGGGGAAGCTGAACGTGGCCGTGCTGCGGTACCTCAGCGGGCAGCACTTCAGGGTGCTCACCGCG GTGGAGATGGGCATGAAGAACCACGAGATCGTGCCTGGCAGCCTGGTGGCGCCCATCGCCAGCCTGAAGCACGGCGGCTGCAACAAggtgctgcgggagctggccAAGCACAAGCTCCTGGCCTACGAGCGGACCAAAA ctgtCCAGGGCTATCGGTTAACTAAGGCAGGATATGATTACCTTGCCTTGAGAACTCTGTCTTCCCGGCAAGTCATCAGTTCTGTTGGAAACCAGATGGGTGTTGGCAAAGAatcag ataTTTATATTGTTGCAAATGAAGACGAGCAGCAGTTTGCAATGAAATTGCACAGGCTTGGAAGAACTTCCTTTCGCAGCCTGAAAAATAAGCGTGACTACCATAAGCACAGGCACAAAATGTCATGGCTGTATTTATCCCGGCTAGCAGCAATGAAAGAGTTTGCCTACATGAAG GCTTTGTATGACAGAGGATTTCCTGTTCCAAAACCTGTAGACTACAACAGGCATGCAGTTATTATGGAACTCCTTGATGGCTACCCTTA ATGCCAAGTACACCACATCGAAGACCCTGCCGCTGTCTACAGTGAATTAATGGATCTAATTGTAAAACTTGGCAATCATGGTTTGATTCATGGGGATTTCAATGAATTTAATCTCATACTGGATAATGATGATCATGTCACTATGATTGATTTCCCTCAGATGATATCAACATCACATCCAAATGCTGAATG gtattttgACAGGGATGTTAACTGCATTAAGGagttttttaagaaatgcttcAACTATGAGAGTGAGCTCTTCCCATCATTCCAAGATATCAG gagAGAGAGTTCTCTTGACATAGAGATTGCTGCCAGTGGTtatacaaaggaaatgcaggaagaTGATGAGCTGCTTTTCCCAGAGTGCTCTGATGAGGATGATCATACAACAGAGGAGAGGGAATTTGtagaagatgctgaaagtaacgccaacttcctcagccaagataaagaaaacaatgcagacttcatatatgaagtggtttctgaaagcagaacctCTGAAGACTTGTTATC CAGTGAAGATGCTGAAGCCACAGAAAGTAGTGAAAATTCACAAGGACTGAGTATGTCAGAGTTGAGTTCAGCCTTAGAAAAGGTTGAAGGGCAGCCTGTGCTTTCGAAGTCCAGTGAAGATGCAGAGAGTTGTGCACTTGGTTTTTCTGAGCACAAAAGAATACCTGacaatgctgctgaaaatcagaCAGAGGGCAGCAGTGATAAGGACAACGATGAATGCCCTGATCTGGTTGACTTGTCAACTTTAAATAAGGAATTGAGACCTTACAG aaatgaagacagTATGGTTCATATTGCGGAGCACAGAACAAGAACTAAAAGTACGTCAACCAGCAGTGTTGGGAGCTGTTCAACCATTCCACCG gaactggtgaaaaggaagataaaacgtcagctgacaaaacagcagaagtctgcTCTGAGGCGACGACtacagaaaggagaggcaaacgtTTATACCAAACAACGTCGAGAAAATATGCACAACATTAAGTCAAGCTTGGATGCAGCTAGTTTCTGGGGATAA